The proteins below are encoded in one region of Blochmannia endosymbiont of Camponotus (Colobopsis) obliquus:
- the rsmI gene encoding 16S rRNA (cytidine(1402)-2'-O)-methyltransferase, with translation MQLCSSNKVITSTLYIVPTPIGNLEDITCRALSVLQNVDLVAAENIRHTGLLLQHFSIRQSLFSFNVHNETRNILELLSKLKLGYSIALVSKAGTPVVNDPGYRLVRCCHQQGIRVVPLPGACAAITALSASGLFSDRFCCDGFLPSKRSLRLARLKFLFKEPRTMIFYESTHRLMDSLEDMLNIFGSDRYVVLARELTKLWESIYGASIQKLFNWLRADNIRYRGEIVLVVAGYVCTRSKISPDILHTVKLLTSELSLKTAIILASRIYGVKKNDLYRYMMSVK, from the coding sequence ATGCAATTGTGTTCTTCAAATAAAGTTATTACTTCAACTTTATATATAGTACCAACTCCTATTGGTAATTTAGAAGATATAACGTGTAGAGCGCTGTCTGTTTTACAGAACGTTGATCTTGTTGCTGCTGAAAATATTCGTCACACTGGTTTATTATTGCAACATTTTTCTATCAGACAATCTTTATTTTCATTTAATGTTCATAATGAAACACGAAATATTTTAGAGTTGTTATCAAAATTAAAATTGGGATATAGTATTGCTTTAGTATCTAAAGCTGGCACTCCTGTTGTTAATGATCCAGGGTATCGCTTGGTAAGATGTTGTCATCAGCAAGGTATTAGAGTAGTACCTTTACCTGGTGCATGTGCAGCTATTACTGCTTTGTCTGCATCTGGATTGTTTTCTGATCGCTTTTGTTGTGATGGTTTTTTGCCATCTAAACGTAGTCTGCGATTGGCACGGTTAAAATTTTTATTTAAAGAACCAAGAACGATGATATTTTATGAATCTACGCATCGTTTAATGGATAGTTTGGAAGATATGTTAAATATTTTTGGATCTGATCGTTATGTAGTGTTGGCTCGAGAATTGACTAAATTATGGGAGTCTATTTATGGTGCTTCAATACAAAAATTATTTAATTGGTTACGAGCTGATAATATTCGTTATCGTGGTGAAATAGTTTTGGTTGTTGCAGGATATGTTTGTACACGCAGTAAAATATCTCCCGATATTTTACATACAGTGAAATTATTGACATCTGAATTATCTTTAAAAACAGCTATTATTTTAGCTTCAAGAATTTATGGTGTAAAAAAAAATGATCTTTATCGTTATATGATGTCTGTTAAATGA
- the dolP gene encoding division/outer membrane stress-associated lipid-binding lipoprotein: MKTKIHIILPILSLCIIILQNCTSGIMISTAIIAAKSINDPRSIGTQIDDKLLETYISNNLSKDKNIKQNTRVINTVYQGKVLLTGQAPNKKLAERAVQISIKTKGTKQIFNEIRLHQPISLRKICIDFWITTKIRSYLIIKNKIILSNIKILTENKEVFLLGEITHQEENMLINTISNIKDIKHITTAFTYI, encoded by the coding sequence ATGAAAACTAAAATACATATTATACTACCAATACTATCATTATGTATTATAATCTTACAAAATTGTACGAGTGGAATAATGATTAGTACTGCTATAATCGCTGCTAAAAGTATCAATGACCCCCGCAGCATAGGTACACAAATAGATGATAAATTATTAGAAACTTATATTTCTAATAATTTATCAAAAGATAAAAATATCAAACAAAACACAAGAGTTATCAATACTGTATATCAAGGCAAAGTACTTTTAACAGGACAAGCTCCAAATAAAAAACTTGCTGAACGAGCCGTACAAATTTCAATAAAAACAAAAGGCACTAAACAGATATTCAACGAAATACGCTTACATCAACCAATATCTCTACGTAAAATATGTATAGATTTTTGGATAACTACTAAAATTCGCTCGTATCTAATTATTAAAAACAAAATTATACTATCAAATATAAAAATTCTTACAGAGAACAAAGAAGTATTTCTATTAGGAGAAATTACACATCAAGAAGAAAACATGTTAATAAATACAATCAGCAACATAAAAGATATAAAACACATCACCACTGCCTTTACTTATATATAA